A genome region from Thalassotalea euphylliae includes the following:
- a CDS encoding substrate-binding domain-containing protein has product MKLLRPLTLAVALATSMVASAEVAVIVNPANANSISDNDISRAFLGKLKTFADGQSIKAVNSKANSAARVEFEKLVLKKSAAQVKAYWSKRLFTGKGKPLQELGSDADVLSFVASTPNAIGYVDAASVNGTVKVVKSF; this is encoded by the coding sequence ATGAAGTTATTACGACCTTTAACCCTTGCCGTAGCACTTGCTACCAGCATGGTAGCCTCAGCTGAAGTTGCGGTTATCGTAAACCCAGCCAATGCAAATAGCATCTCTGATAATGACATTTCTCGTGCATTCTTAGGTAAGCTGAAAACATTCGCTGACGGCCAATCAATCAAAGCAGTGAACAGCAAAGCAAATAGCGCTGCGCGTGTTGAGTTTGAAAAATTGGTATTGAAGAAATCAGCGGCACAAGTAAAAGCCTATTGGTCTAAACGCTTGTTCACTGGTAAAGGTAAGCCATTACAAGAACTAGGCTCAGATGCTGATGTACTAAGCTTTGTTGCCTCAACTCCTAATGCTATTGGTTACGTTGACGCAGCAAGCGTAAACGGCACTGTGAAAGTGGTAAAAAGCTTTTAA